One stretch of Pseudomonas fragi DNA includes these proteins:
- the ddpX gene encoding D-alanyl-D-alanine dipeptidase yields MIYATADNLAGKVIYPTARCQLHRDAAACLRKAVELAALAGFTLRIYDAYRPPYAQFLLWEALPNGDYVRDPHLGSHHSRGVAVDLTLVDGDGQPLDMGTAFDAMQDQSHQFYPDLPPNVQRNRLLLLGIMLIAGFHAIATEWWHYELPNADDYPLINP; encoded by the coding sequence ATGATCTATGCCACGGCCGATAACCTGGCCGGCAAAGTGATCTACCCCACCGCCCGTTGCCAGTTGCACCGCGATGCCGCCGCGTGTTTGCGCAAGGCCGTCGAGCTGGCCGCCCTGGCGGGTTTTACCCTGCGCATCTATGACGCCTACCGGCCGCCCTACGCGCAATTCCTGTTATGGGAAGCCCTGCCCAATGGCGACTATGTGCGCGACCCGCACCTGGGTTCCCATCACAGCCGCGGCGTGGCCGTGGACCTGACCCTGGTGGACGGCGACGGCCAGCCACTGGACATGGGCACGGCGTTCGACGCGATGCAAGACCAGTCCCATCAGTTCTACCCCGACCTGCCGCCCAACGTGCAGCGCAACCGCCTGTTGTTGCTGGGCATCATGCTGATTGCCGGCTTCCACGCGATCGCCACGGAGTGGTGGCATTACGAGTTGCCCAACGCCGACGACTACCCCCTGATCAACCCCTGA
- a CDS encoding MFS transporter: MNTPVIPSFRYQIFFLIMLMALLNYIDRGAIAYASASILPEYGFDKADWGNVLGYFGYGYILGALVGGILADRFGAKRVWLIAGGTWSIFEIATAFAGDFGLAFLGGSAMAGFATIRVMFGFAEGPAYSVINKSVANWATPKERGFVVSVGLLSTPLGALLTAPVAVGLQTLTGDWRSMFVVLGVVSLALLIFFMTRFTNTPDENPRVSKAELEFLRKERAEAVNASTPTSTVAPVWHFFKNKDLLLNAVGYFAFVYVTFLLLTWTPKYLQDEFHYNLSSLWYMGMIPWTGACFTVLLGGKISDWLLRRTGNLKVARSWLAATCLLLTTLYFILVSQAQTVWGVIALMTLANALNALPNSVYWAVVIDTAPSNRVGAYSGMTHFIANTASFIAPMLTGYLTVRYGYSSMFVAAAVATALGMSAMLMVRPGGRQAASSPIPAVV; the protein is encoded by the coding sequence ATGAACACCCCAGTGATCCCGTCTTTTCGCTACCAGATTTTCTTCCTGATCATGCTGATGGCGCTGCTCAACTACATCGACCGTGGCGCGATTGCCTATGCCTCGGCGAGCATCCTTCCCGAGTACGGTTTCGACAAGGCCGACTGGGGCAATGTCCTGGGTTACTTCGGTTACGGTTATATCCTCGGCGCGCTGGTGGGCGGCATTCTGGCCGACCGTTTCGGTGCCAAACGTGTGTGGCTGATTGCCGGAGGCACCTGGTCGATCTTTGAAATTGCCACCGCATTTGCCGGTGATTTTGGCCTGGCGTTTCTCGGTGGCTCGGCCATGGCCGGCTTTGCCACGATTCGCGTCATGTTCGGTTTTGCCGAAGGCCCGGCGTACTCGGTGATCAACAAGAGCGTGGCTAACTGGGCGACCCCGAAGGAGCGCGGTTTTGTCGTGTCGGTGGGCTTGCTCAGCACCCCGCTGGGGGCATTGCTCACCGCGCCGGTGGCTGTCGGCCTGCAAACCCTGACGGGCGACTGGCGCAGCATGTTTGTCGTACTGGGTGTGGTCAGCCTGGCGCTGCTGATTTTCTTCATGACCCGCTTTACCAACACCCCCGATGAAAACCCGCGGGTGTCCAAAGCCGAGCTGGAGTTCCTGCGCAAGGAGCGTGCCGAAGCAGTCAATGCTTCAACCCCGACCTCCACCGTGGCGCCGGTGTGGCACTTCTTCAAGAACAAGGACTTGCTGCTCAACGCCGTCGGTTACTTCGCGTTTGTCTACGTGACCTTCCTGCTGCTGACCTGGACGCCCAAGTACCTCCAGGACGAGTTCCACTACAACCTCTCTTCGCTGTGGTACATGGGCATGATCCCGTGGACCGGCGCCTGCTTCACCGTGCTGCTGGGCGGCAAGATTTCCGACTGGCTGCTGCGCCGCACCGGCAACCTGAAAGTGGCACGCAGCTGGCTGGCCGCGACCTGCCTGTTGCTGACCACGCTGTATTTCATTCTGGTGTCACAAGCCCAGACCGTATGGGGCGTGATTGCCCTGATGACCCTGGCCAATGCCTTGAACGCGCTGCCCAACTCGGTCTACTGGGCCGTAGTGATCGACACCGCGCCATCCAACCGCGTAGGCGCCTACAGCGGCATGACCCACTTTATTGCCAACACCGCTTCGTTTATCGCGCCCATGCTCACCGGTTACCTGACCGTGCGATACGGCTATTCGTCGATGTTCGTGGCCGCTGCAGTGGCCACGGCCCTGGGCATGAGCGCCATGCTGATGGTGCGCCCGGGCGGTCGTCAGGCAGCCAGTTCCCCTATTCCCGCCGTTGTTTGA
- a CDS encoding MurR/RpiR family transcriptional regulator, giving the protein MSLEKNSFLQLLEHEFSNLTPTGKRIASYLLGNPQQLPFESADSIAQQASTTGISVGRFLRSLGYQNLDEVKQSLRGEAPSSWLITDRIGAFRAENTHDDALERSMHREVEAIQQVYGLARSDAFASIVQRIHDADAVFILGIQSTRGILTAFHSHLEYIRPKVYYVDGLSGIYAESLNSGFANPYAIIADFRAYSSVTQTFCDAAIEHDLPLALITDLQCPWARDYPLDLLQIKTDVGQFWDSPAPLACLLNLMVSAVAEKYGEHLDARLAKNRQLQKAFGQFEG; this is encoded by the coding sequence ATGTCCCTGGAAAAGAACAGTTTTCTTCAGTTGCTGGAACACGAGTTCTCCAACCTGACCCCCACCGGCAAGCGCATCGCCAGTTACTTGCTGGGCAATCCGCAGCAGTTGCCGTTCGAGTCCGCCGACAGCATTGCGCAGCAGGCCAGCACCACGGGTATTTCCGTGGGGCGGTTTTTGCGCTCGCTGGGTTACCAGAACCTCGATGAGGTCAAGCAAAGCCTGCGCGGTGAGGCGCCCTCTTCCTGGCTGATCACCGACCGCATCGGCGCCTTCCGCGCAGAAAACACCCACGACGATGCCCTCGAGCGCTCCATGCACCGTGAAGTCGAGGCCATTCAGCAGGTGTACGGCCTGGCCCGCAGCGACGCCTTTGCCAGCATCGTGCAACGCATTCACGACGCCGATGCGGTGTTTATCCTCGGCATCCAGTCCACCCGCGGCATTCTCACCGCCTTTCACAGCCACCTCGAATACATCCGCCCCAAGGTGTATTACGTCGACGGCCTGTCCGGTATTTATGCCGAAAGCCTGAATTCCGGCTTCGCCAACCCCTACGCGATCATTGCCGACTTCCGTGCCTATTCCAGCGTGACCCAGACCTTCTGCGACGCCGCCATCGAGCACGACTTGCCCCTGGCCCTGATCACCGATCTGCAATGCCCCTGGGCCCGGGATTACCCGCTGGACCTGCTGCAGATCAAGACCGATGTCGGCCAGTTCTGGGATTCCCCGGCGCCCCTGGCGTGCCTGCTGAACCTGATGGTTTCAGCCGTCGCAGAAAAATACGGCGAGCACCTGGATGCGCGCCTGGCGAAAAACCGTCAACTGCAAAAAGCCTTTGGCCAGTTCGAAGGCTGA
- a CDS encoding GNAT family N-acetyltransferase encodes MPLFRQATPQDAETCYQIEISAYEGDEAATLAKIRTRIAQYPQGFLILEQAGEVVGFINSGCAHSVVMSDEDFKELVGHDPVAPNVVIMSVVVAPAHQGKGFARLLMDEFVGQMRSQGKATIHLMCKEQHVQLYAKMGYEYAQPSPSEHGGMAWHEMLMTL; translated from the coding sequence ATGCCCCTGTTCAGACAGGCAACACCCCAGGATGCCGAAACCTGCTATCAGATCGAAATCAGCGCTTATGAAGGTGACGAAGCCGCCACGCTGGCGAAGATTCGCACGCGCATCGCCCAGTACCCCCAGGGCTTTCTCATCCTTGAGCAGGCCGGCGAAGTGGTCGGGTTTATCAACAGCGGCTGTGCCCATTCTGTCGTGATGTCGGATGAGGATTTCAAGGAACTGGTCGGTCATGATCCCGTGGCACCCAATGTGGTGATCATGTCCGTGGTGGTGGCCCCGGCCCACCAGGGCAAAGGTTTTGCCAGGCTGCTGATGGACGAGTTTGTCGGGCAGATGCGCAGCCAGGGCAAGGCAACCATCCACCTGATGTGCAAAGAGCAACATGTCCAGCTTTACGCAAAAATGGGCTATGAATATGCTCAGCCTTCGCCCTCCGAACATGGCGGCATGGCCTGGCATGAAATGCTTATGACCCTCTGA
- a CDS encoding DUF2986 domain-containing protein: MNRRKKINQILKANAKKANAKLAPKNKNPYISKADRLKLAEQAEQDATQSVES; this comes from the coding sequence ATGAATCGTCGCAAAAAAATCAACCAGATATTGAAGGCCAATGCCAAGAAGGCCAACGCCAAGCTGGCCCCGAAGAACAAGAACCCGTACATCAGCAAGGCTGACCGCCTCAAGCTGGCCGAGCAAGCTGAACAGGACGCAACCCAGTCCGTCGAGAGCTGA
- a CDS encoding alkene reductase produces the protein MSMLFSPFNLSGIALKNRVVMAPMTRARALNDIPDALTTLYYRQRASAGLIISEGVPVSIQGRGYLFNPGLYNQEQVQGWKQVTDAVHEEGGKIFAQLWHVGRVSHTTLQPGGGAPVSSSDRLAANSMTYAWDENRQPGPIQASTPRALSTLEVEGLVQDFVLAARRAMEAGFDGVEIHGANGYLFEQFINPGVNDRTDRYGGSIDNRIRLLLETIDAVAEEIGGSKVGVRISPFGRLFDMAPFADEAQTWVTVARQLQERHIAYVHLSDQLTIGAERMPEGFAQAFRDSYQGTLIAAGGFDRDSAQATLEAGELDLVAFGRPFIANPDLVARMQNGWPIALPDRATFYGNSGEKGYVDYPCHASAR, from the coding sequence ATGAGCATGCTTTTTTCCCCCTTCAACCTGTCGGGAATCGCGCTGAAGAACCGTGTCGTGATGGCGCCGATGACCCGCGCCCGTGCCCTCAACGATATCCCTGACGCCCTGACCACGCTTTACTACCGCCAGCGGGCCAGCGCCGGCCTGATTATCAGCGAAGGTGTGCCGGTGTCCATCCAGGGGCGCGGCTACCTGTTCAACCCCGGCCTGTACAACCAGGAGCAAGTGCAGGGCTGGAAGCAGGTTACCGACGCCGTCCACGAAGAAGGCGGCAAGATATTTGCCCAGCTCTGGCATGTGGGACGGGTCTCGCACACCACCTTGCAGCCTGGGGGCGGCGCGCCGGTGTCATCGAGCGACAGGCTGGCGGCCAACTCCATGACCTATGCCTGGGATGAAAACCGCCAGCCGGGCCCGATCCAGGCCAGCACGCCGCGGGCGCTTTCAACCCTTGAGGTCGAAGGGCTGGTCCAGGACTTCGTACTGGCCGCCCGCCGGGCGATGGAAGCCGGTTTTGACGGTGTGGAGATTCATGGCGCGAACGGCTACCTGTTCGAGCAATTTATCAACCCGGGCGTCAACGACCGTACCGACCGTTACGGTGGCTCGATCGACAACCGCATTCGCCTGCTGCTGGAAACCATCGACGCCGTGGCCGAAGAAATTGGCGGCAGCAAGGTTGGGGTGCGCATCTCGCCCTTTGGCCGTCTCTTCGACATGGCCCCCTTTGCTGACGAAGCGCAGACCTGGGTTACCGTTGCCCGGCAATTGCAGGAGCGGCACATCGCCTACGTTCACTTGAGCGACCAGTTGACCATTGGCGCCGAGCGCATGCCCGAAGGCTTTGCCCAGGCGTTTCGCGACTCGTACCAGGGCACCCTGATTGCGGCCGGCGGTTTTGACCGGGACTCGGCACAGGCGACGCTGGAAGCCGGCGAGCTGGACCTGGTTGCGTTTGGCAGACCCTTTATCGCCAACCCCGACCTGGTGGCGCGCATGCAAAACGGCTGGCCGATCGCCCTGCCCGACCGTGCCACTTTCTACGGCAACAGCGGCGAAAAAGGTTATGTCGACTATCCCTGCCATGCATCTGCGCGATAG
- a CDS encoding flavin reductase family protein: MPDHIAAVPLDKAYRLLNHGPTVLVSARHGGEQNVMAAAWACALDFAPPKLTVVLDKSVKTRELVENSGTFVIQVPTVAQIHLTSRVGSVSLFDDPGKLGHCGVQLFEREGHDLPFVEGCSAWLACKLIPEPHNQTAYDLFIGEVVAAWADTRVFSEGHWHFETAAPALRSLHYIAGGHYYAIGEALDVDENNI; this comes from the coding sequence ATGCCTGATCACATTGCAGCCGTCCCACTGGACAAAGCCTACCGACTGCTCAACCACGGCCCCACCGTTCTGGTCTCGGCCCGCCACGGCGGCGAACAGAATGTCATGGCGGCGGCCTGGGCCTGTGCGCTGGACTTTGCCCCGCCCAAACTGACCGTGGTGCTGGATAAAAGCGTGAAAACCCGCGAGCTGGTGGAAAACAGCGGCACCTTTGTCATCCAGGTACCTACGGTAGCCCAAATCCACCTGACCAGCCGGGTCGGCAGCGTCAGCCTGTTCGATGACCCGGGCAAGCTTGGGCATTGTGGAGTGCAATTGTTCGAGCGGGAGGGCCATGACCTGCCCTTTGTCGAGGGGTGCTCAGCCTGGCTGGCGTGCAAGCTGATCCCCGAGCCGCACAACCAGACTGCCTATGACCTGTTTATCGGTGAAGTGGTCGCAGCCTGGGCTGATACCCGTGTGTTCAGCGAGGGCCACTGGCATTTTGAAACTGCCGCCCCCGCCTTGCGCAGCCTGCATTACATCGCCGGCGGGCATTACTACGCCATCGGCGAAGCGCTGGATGTGGATGAAAACAATATTTAG
- a CDS encoding LacI family DNA-binding transcriptional regulator, producing the protein MSNQSRPATLKSMATALGIHVSTVSRVLNGDPAAVERAASAEVVERIRALAKELDYRPNTQASNLKLRKSQEICVLMPRLTDLVMATIYDSIDSNAEQAGYLTFVSNTDDQQPRQMARAEHALRRSVAGLIVGDSHVGDTQPLLDLLTRKHIPYVLVSRQIAGHLTAGSDDELGGWLAAEHLFRQGFTDVAILAGERHASTGADRTRGFTRYYREQGITLRPEWTLNGPFDSLTGHQQGEYLLGLEPRPQAFFAVNDFLAIGLMGAARDKGLVPGKDIAVVGFNDIPLANELSVPLTSVRLPLAEMGQRAVELLLKRIKGEACESIILPPQLQVRASSSVVRRTE; encoded by the coding sequence ATGTCGAATCAATCTCGCCCCGCCACTTTGAAATCCATGGCGACCGCTCTGGGTATTCATGTGTCCACGGTGTCGCGAGTGCTCAATGGCGACCCCGCCGCGGTCGAACGGGCTGCGTCTGCCGAGGTGGTGGAGCGGATTCGCGCACTGGCAAAAGAGCTGGATTATCGGCCGAATACCCAGGCATCCAACCTGAAACTGCGCAAAAGTCAGGAGATCTGCGTGCTGATGCCGCGCCTGACCGATCTGGTGATGGCGACCATCTACGACAGCATCGACAGCAACGCCGAACAGGCTGGCTACCTGACCTTTGTGTCCAATACCGACGACCAGCAACCCCGGCAAATGGCCCGCGCCGAACACGCCCTGCGCCGCTCGGTGGCCGGGCTGATCGTGGGCGACTCCCATGTGGGTGACACCCAGCCCCTGCTTGACCTGCTGACGCGCAAACACATCCCCTATGTGTTGGTCAGCCGGCAGATTGCCGGGCACCTTACGGCGGGCAGTGACGATGAACTGGGCGGCTGGCTGGCGGCAGAGCACCTGTTCCGCCAGGGTTTTACCGATGTGGCCATACTGGCGGGCGAGCGGCATGCATCCACGGGGGCAGACCGCACCCGAGGCTTTACCCGTTACTACCGCGAGCAAGGCATCACCCTGCGCCCGGAGTGGACCCTCAACGGCCCGTTTGACAGCTTGACCGGGCACCAGCAAGGCGAATACCTGCTGGGGCTCGAGCCGCGGCCGCAGGCGTTTTTCGCGGTCAACGACTTTCTCGCCATCGGCCTGATGGGCGCGGCGCGGGACAAAGGCCTGGTGCCGGGCAAGGACATTGCCGTGGTCGGTTTCAATGACATCCCGCTGGCCAATGAATTGAGCGTCCCCCTGACCAGCGTGCGCCTGCCGCTGGCCGAGATGGGTCAACGCGCCGTTGAGTTATTGCTCAAACGCATCAAGGGTGAAGCCTGCGAGTCGATTATCCTCCCGCCGCAGTTGCAGGTGCGGGCGAGTTCATCGGTAGTGCGCCGCACTGAATGA
- a CDS encoding amidase, producing MSLVKPVHAGYFCGQSVTALAERLRAGGLTSVELTQAALDTIARLNPTLNAFVEVDAPVALAQARKADALFAQGQDLGPLQGIPVAVKDNIDTIDYITTYGSAHFQGHRPGRDALCVQRLREAGAVIVGKTLTHEFAYGPTGDRSLHGAARNPWDERCITGGSSAGSAAAVASGMVPLALGTDTGGSIRIPAALCGAVGFKPSFGGVPLEGVFPLSSSLDHVGPIASNVADARLLYGVIAGRAVVAAHRVRPLRVGWISTGTFGPVDAEVDRQVRQVARQWFGDGLQEVVELAPLAAAMKDTLLTLQRAEAYDVHAERMHEAPQLFDPEVRERLVLSQEVRGWQYIRAQAAQALFKTELARLFERYDYLVSPSVPITATAVDARDVRVGEQDIDVRAAVLSHTSAWNLTGLPAISLPAGQVRGLPVGLQVIGAIGEDDRLLQEMARL from the coding sequence ATGAGCCTGGTGAAGCCTGTTCACGCTGGATATTTTTGTGGCCAATCGGTCACGGCGCTGGCCGAACGCCTGCGCGCGGGCGGCCTGACAAGCGTCGAGCTGACCCAAGCCGCCCTGGACACCATCGCGCGGCTGAACCCGACGCTTAACGCCTTTGTCGAGGTCGATGCCCCCGTCGCCCTGGCCCAGGCGCGCAAGGCCGATGCGCTGTTTGCCCAGGGGCAGGACCTGGGGCCGCTGCAAGGCATACCCGTGGCGGTGAAGGACAATATCGATACCATTGATTACATCACCACCTATGGCTCGGCGCATTTTCAAGGGCACCGGCCGGGCCGGGATGCGCTGTGCGTGCAGCGTCTGCGCGAGGCGGGGGCGGTGATCGTGGGCAAGACCCTGACCCACGAATTCGCCTATGGCCCCACTGGCGACCGCTCGTTGCACGGAGCGGCACGCAACCCTTGGGATGAGCGCTGCATCACCGGTGGCTCCAGCGCCGGCAGTGCCGCAGCGGTCGCCAGCGGCATGGTGCCGCTGGCGCTGGGCACCGACACCGGCGGCTCGATCCGGATTCCGGCTGCCTTGTGCGGCGCGGTCGGTTTCAAGCCGTCGTTTGGCGGCGTGCCGCTGGAAGGGGTGTTCCCGCTGTCGTCGAGCCTTGACCATGTGGGGCCCATCGCCAGCAACGTCGCGGATGCGCGTTTGCTGTATGGCGTGATCGCCGGGCGCGCGGTTGTGGCTGCGCACCGTGTTCGACCGCTACGGGTGGGCTGGATCAGCACGGGCACCTTCGGCCCGGTTGACGCCGAAGTGGATCGGCAAGTGCGGCAGGTGGCGCGGCAGTGGTTCGGTGACGGGTTGCAAGAGGTTGTCGAACTGGCACCGCTGGCGGCGGCCATGAAAGACACCCTGCTGACCTTGCAGCGCGCTGAGGCCTATGACGTGCATGCCGAGCGTATGCACGAGGCACCGCAATTGTTCGACCCGGAAGTGCGCGAGCGGCTGGTGTTGTCGCAGGAAGTCAGGGGCTGGCAATACATCCGCGCCCAGGCTGCCCAGGCGTTGTTCAAGACCGAGCTGGCGCGGTTGTTCGAGCGCTATGACTATCTGGTATCGCCCAGCGTGCCGATTACTGCCACGGCGGTTGATGCGCGGGATGTGCGGGTGGGCGAGCAGGATATCGACGTGCGCGCCGCGGTGCTCAGCCACACTAGTGCCTGGAACCTTACCGGCCTGCCGGCGATCAGCCTGCCTGCCGGGCAGGTGAGGGGCCTGCCGGTAGGGCTGCAGGTGATTGGCGCGATTGGCGAGGATGATCGCCTGTTGCAGGAAATGGCCAGGCTTTGA